The following proteins come from a genomic window of Microbacterium sp. JZ31:
- a CDS encoding ComEC/Rec2 family competence protein — translation MTAAGEPESALHARDLRLLPVAVAAWIGALASVLVPPTALPIAITGWALAAVGLLLWHRLPIRLRGLCALVVLSTAGLGAVATHIVAAMPARSAAVEFAVGGGRSIELTVVATSKVERHGEALWFDGEAQRLSRGGEDRLGALPVTVSIAAEAVAGARLDLGASVRVKGSAQVGEAGDRAALVMFAREAEVTSRPWGPLDAAATLRDGFVERASALPAPGSLLLPGLAVGDTRAVTDELDEQMKATSLSHLTAVSGANCALVVGIAFGAAALCGTPRGVRIGLAAAALIGFVVLVTPEPSVVRAATMACIALFALALGRVGAGISLLSLAAAGLLLSDPWLATSYGFVLSVVATGSLLLLAGPIARGLSRWLPLPLAAALSVPLAAQLACGPVLVLLAPEVPLYGVVANLLAGPAAPVVTIVGLAACLAAPIPVLADGLAAIAWLPSAWIAATAQTLAALPGGQLAWVPGPAGALLLVVLGGAVGVTLARAGRDGLADRRLRAAAATMLAVAAGVSTGFSALSGVAGPLTVPRDWAIAACDVGQGDGLVLRSGGAVAVVDVGPDPVPLEACLSRLGIDRIDLLVLSHFDLDHVGGIAAVRDRVDTVLHGPVGGAEDAGVLEVTGARHRVQASAGLTGSLGHARWVVHWPRATSRAFEPGNDSSVIVEIAGPDLPRTILLGDLSASAQAAMLGTGRIAGPFPVVKVAHHGSADQLPRLYAELAPSVALVTVGPDNDYDHPRDEILTTLRAIGATIARTDTEGLLLVSSTPDGVSLWRERPP, via the coding sequence ATGACCGCAGCGGGGGAGCCCGAGTCGGCGTTGCACGCACGGGATCTGCGCCTCTTGCCCGTGGCCGTCGCGGCGTGGATCGGGGCGCTGGCGAGCGTGCTGGTGCCCCCGACGGCGCTGCCGATCGCGATCACCGGCTGGGCGCTGGCCGCGGTGGGCCTGCTGCTCTGGCACCGCCTTCCCATCCGGCTTCGCGGGCTGTGCGCGCTCGTCGTGCTGTCGACCGCCGGGCTGGGCGCGGTCGCCACGCACATCGTCGCCGCGATGCCGGCGCGGTCCGCCGCCGTCGAGTTCGCTGTCGGGGGCGGGCGCTCGATCGAGCTCACGGTGGTCGCCACGTCGAAGGTCGAGCGTCACGGCGAGGCCCTCTGGTTCGACGGCGAGGCCCAGCGTCTCTCACGCGGCGGGGAAGACCGCCTTGGCGCGCTTCCCGTGACCGTGAGCATCGCCGCGGAGGCGGTCGCGGGCGCGCGCTTGGATCTCGGCGCGTCCGTGCGGGTGAAAGGATCGGCGCAGGTGGGGGAAGCGGGCGACCGGGCTGCGCTTGTCATGTTCGCACGCGAGGCGGAGGTCACGAGCCGCCCGTGGGGCCCTCTCGACGCGGCGGCGACCCTGCGGGATGGATTCGTGGAGCGCGCGAGCGCGCTGCCCGCTCCGGGATCACTGCTGCTGCCGGGCCTCGCGGTCGGTGACACGCGCGCGGTGACGGATGAGCTGGACGAGCAGATGAAGGCGACCTCGTTAAGTCATCTCACCGCCGTCAGCGGGGCGAACTGCGCGCTCGTCGTCGGCATCGCGTTCGGCGCCGCGGCGCTGTGCGGCACGCCACGCGGCGTGCGGATCGGGCTTGCCGCCGCGGCCCTGATCGGCTTCGTGGTGCTGGTGACGCCCGAGCCGAGCGTCGTCCGCGCGGCCACGATGGCGTGCATCGCGCTGTTCGCCCTCGCACTCGGTCGGGTCGGCGCGGGCATCTCGCTGCTGTCCCTTGCCGCGGCGGGGCTGCTGCTGAGCGACCCGTGGCTCGCGACGAGCTACGGCTTCGTGCTGTCGGTCGTCGCCACGGGCTCTCTGCTGCTGCTCGCCGGGCCGATCGCGCGCGGCCTGTCCCGCTGGCTGCCGCTGCCGCTCGCGGCGGCGCTGAGTGTTCCGCTGGCCGCCCAGCTCGCGTGCGGCCCCGTGCTCGTGCTGCTGGCGCCCGAGGTGCCGCTGTACGGCGTCGTGGCGAACCTGCTCGCCGGTCCCGCCGCGCCGGTCGTGACGATCGTGGGGCTCGCGGCGTGTCTCGCGGCTCCGATCCCGGTGCTCGCGGACGGTCTGGCCGCGATCGCGTGGCTGCCCTCGGCGTGGATCGCGGCGACCGCGCAGACCCTCGCTGCGCTGCCGGGCGGGCAGCTCGCGTGGGTGCCCGGACCGGCGGGCGCACTGCTTCTCGTCGTGCTGGGCGGGGCCGTCGGGGTGACGCTCGCGCGCGCGGGACGCGACGGCCTCGCCGATCGCCGCCTTCGCGCGGCCGCGGCGACCATGCTCGCGGTCGCCGCGGGCGTCTCGACCGGCTTCAGCGCCCTGAGCGGTGTCGCGGGCCCCCTCACGGTCCCGCGCGATTGGGCGATCGCCGCGTGCGATGTCGGGCAGGGCGATGGTCTCGTGCTGCGTTCGGGGGGAGCGGTGGCGGTCGTCGACGTCGGACCGGACCCGGTGCCGCTGGAGGCCTGTCTGTCGCGTCTCGGGATCGATCGGATCGACCTGCTCGTCCTGAGCCACTTCGATCTGGATCACGTGGGCGGGATCGCGGCGGTGCGCGATCGCGTCGACACCGTGCTGCACGGGCCCGTCGGCGGCGCGGAGGACGCCGGAGTACTGGAGGTGACCGGTGCGCGTCACCGGGTGCAGGCGTCCGCGGGGCTGACGGGATCCCTCGGGCATGCGCGATGGGTGGTGCACTGGCCGCGCGCGACATCGCGCGCGTTCGAGCCCGGCAACGATTCCAGCGTGATCGTCGAGATCGCGGGGCCGGATCTGCCGCGCACGATCCTGCTCGGCGACCTGTCCGCCTCCGCCCAGGCGGCGATGCTCGGGACCGGCCGGATCGCCGGGCCCTTCCCGGTGGTCAAGGTGGCGCACCACGGCAGCGCCGACCAGCTCCCGCGGCTGTACGCCGAGCTGGCACCGTCGGTCGCGCTCGTCACCGTCGGCCCCGACAACGACTACGACCACCCGCGCGATGAGATCCTCACGACGCTGCGGGCGATCGGCGCGACGATCGCCCGCACCGACACCGAGGGGCTCCTGCTCGTCTCGTCCACGCCGGACGGCGTCTCGCTGTGGCGCGAGCGCCCGCCGTGA
- a CDS encoding M20/M25/M40 family metallo-hydrolase, translating to MTGTVLGEEIPPMEAVTSFLDRSVREMSDQLTQWLRIPSDSSDPNRAIDVLRSARWLAEAMRGIGLAATLHQTGETAAVYAEWLVDPALPTVLIYSHHDVRHAKPEQWQITAPFEPVVRDGRIFGRGASDAKGQVMAHLWGLRAHLAATGLERPAVNLKFLVEGEEETGSPHLEQFLQDHREQFACDVIVFSDTVQWTTDDPGVVTSMRGIVNASLQIEGPLRDVHSGTASGSAPNPAHVLARVITALQDADGRIQLPGFYDDVAPLGAARAAELAAVPFSEETWIARTESRSITGEEGHSVLERLWARPSLEILTLLAGDPDSSRSVIPAVAQATLSIRTVPAQRVEVVAQQLRDFVATVVPPSVTYTLDVSPENGQDPYTTPRGAAFDALVRSLAAGFGRSEVSRIGNAGGGPADLLVRMLDAPVLFLGTGLPEDHWHASDESVDIGMLTRGAASIARLWDELSRVDVAELS from the coding sequence ATGACGGGGACGGTGCTCGGCGAGGAGATCCCGCCGATGGAGGCCGTCACAAGCTTCCTGGATCGGTCCGTCCGCGAGATGAGCGATCAACTCACGCAGTGGTTGCGCATCCCGTCGGACTCATCCGACCCGAACCGGGCGATCGACGTCCTGCGCTCCGCCCGCTGGCTGGCAGAGGCGATGCGCGGGATCGGCCTGGCCGCCACGCTCCATCAGACCGGTGAAACCGCAGCGGTGTACGCAGAATGGCTCGTGGATCCCGCGCTGCCGACCGTGCTGATCTACAGCCACCATGACGTGCGTCATGCGAAGCCCGAGCAGTGGCAGATCACTGCGCCGTTCGAGCCGGTGGTGCGGGACGGCCGCATTTTCGGGCGCGGCGCGTCGGACGCCAAGGGTCAGGTCATGGCTCATCTCTGGGGCCTGCGCGCGCATCTCGCCGCGACCGGGCTCGAACGCCCAGCGGTCAATCTCAAGTTCCTGGTCGAGGGCGAGGAGGAGACCGGCTCTCCCCACCTCGAGCAGTTCCTCCAGGACCACCGCGAGCAGTTCGCGTGCGACGTGATCGTGTTCTCCGACACTGTGCAGTGGACGACGGACGACCCCGGAGTCGTGACCTCCATGCGCGGTATCGTCAACGCATCGCTGCAGATCGAGGGCCCGCTGCGGGACGTGCACAGTGGGACGGCATCGGGCTCCGCCCCGAACCCCGCTCACGTGCTCGCCCGCGTGATCACCGCACTGCAGGACGCGGACGGCCGCATCCAGCTGCCGGGGTTCTACGACGACGTCGCGCCGCTCGGGGCCGCGCGTGCGGCGGAGCTGGCGGCGGTCCCGTTCTCCGAGGAGACGTGGATCGCACGCACCGAGAGCCGAAGCATCACGGGCGAGGAGGGCCACTCCGTCCTCGAGCGCCTGTGGGCGCGACCCTCCCTCGAGATCCTCACCCTGCTCGCCGGCGATCCCGACAGCTCGCGATCCGTCATCCCTGCCGTCGCGCAGGCGACGCTGAGCATCCGGACCGTGCCCGCTCAGAGGGTGGAGGTCGTCGCGCAGCAGCTGCGAGACTTCGTCGCGACGGTGGTCCCGCCGTCGGTGACCTACACGCTGGATGTCTCGCCTGAGAACGGCCAGGACCCGTACACGACGCCGCGCGGCGCGGCCTTCGACGCGCTCGTGCGTTCACTCGCCGCCGGGTTCGGACGATCCGAGGTCTCCCGCATCGGCAATGCGGGTGGGGGTCCGGCTGATCTGCTCGTGAGGATGCTCGACGCGCCGGTCCTGTTCCTGGGAACGGGGCTGCCCGAGGATCACTGGCACGCCAGCGACGAGAGCGTCGACATCGGCATGCTGACGCGCGGCGCCGCATCCATCGCCCGGCTGTGGGACGAGCTGTCCCGCGTCGATGTCGCGGAGCTGTCGTGA
- a CDS encoding M18 family aminopeptidase → MIAERVPDDARAHIEDLAAFVTASPSSYHAAAEVARRAEEAGHTRIIETEAWEITPGGRYVVVRDGSVVVFALPEDAGATTPFAIVGAHTDSPGFKLKPKPTTHGPGGWWQLGLEVYGGPLLNSWLDRELELAGRVVTLAGDEHLVRTGSLLRIPQLAIHLDRGVNDGLTLDKQRHTQPVWGIGDPESADILHTLAARAGIDASEIGGFDIVVADTQEPRAFGHGQELFASGRLDNLLSTHAGLVAQLNATPQRSIAVFASFDHEEIGSQSRSGAAGPFLEDVLLRISGALGAGDAERMQAFASSLHVSSDVGHAVHPNYPERHDPVNKPVAGGGPILKINANQRYATDAHGAAAWNAACAAAEVPTQEFVSNNAVPCGSTIGPITATRLGIRTVDVGVPILSMHSARELTAVVDPWYLSRAMHAILAR, encoded by the coding sequence ATGATCGCCGAACGTGTTCCCGACGATGCCCGTGCCCACATCGAGGACCTCGCCGCGTTCGTGACGGCGTCGCCGTCGTCGTATCACGCGGCCGCCGAGGTCGCACGCCGCGCCGAGGAGGCCGGGCACACGCGGATCATCGAGACCGAGGCCTGGGAGATCACGCCGGGCGGGCGCTACGTGGTGGTGCGCGACGGCTCGGTCGTCGTGTTCGCGCTGCCGGAGGACGCCGGCGCCACCACGCCGTTCGCGATCGTCGGCGCGCACACCGACTCGCCCGGCTTCAAGCTCAAGCCGAAGCCGACGACGCACGGCCCCGGCGGCTGGTGGCAGCTCGGCCTCGAGGTGTACGGCGGGCCGCTGCTGAACTCGTGGCTCGACCGCGAGCTCGAGCTCGCCGGCCGGGTCGTGACGCTCGCGGGCGACGAGCACCTCGTGCGCACGGGATCGCTGTTGCGGATCCCGCAGCTCGCGATTCACCTCGACCGCGGCGTCAACGACGGTCTGACGCTCGACAAGCAGCGCCACACGCAGCCCGTGTGGGGCATCGGGGACCCGGAGAGCGCCGACATCCTGCACACGCTCGCGGCGCGTGCGGGCATCGACGCGTCCGAGATCGGCGGCTTCGACATCGTCGTCGCCGACACGCAGGAGCCGCGCGCCTTCGGGCACGGCCAGGAGCTGTTCGCGTCGGGCCGCTTGGACAACCTGCTGTCGACGCACGCGGGTCTTGTCGCGCAGCTGAACGCGACGCCGCAGCGGTCCATCGCCGTCTTCGCGTCGTTCGATCACGAGGAGATCGGCAGCCAGTCCCGCTCGGGCGCTGCGGGGCCCTTCCTCGAGGACGTGCTGCTGCGCATCTCCGGCGCGCTCGGTGCGGGGGACGCGGAACGCATGCAGGCGTTCGCGTCCTCGCTGCACGTCTCGAGCGACGTGGGTCACGCGGTGCACCCCAACTACCCCGAGCGCCACGACCCGGTCAACAAGCCCGTGGCGGGCGGCGGTCCGATCCTCAAGATCAACGCCAACCAGCGCTACGCGACGGACGCCCACGGCGCTGCCGCGTGGAACGCCGCCTGTGCAGCCGCCGAGGTGCCCACGCAGGAGTTCGTGTCGAACAACGCCGTACCGTGCGGATCGACCATCGGCCCCATCACGGCCACGCGACTGGGCATCCGCACGGTCGACGTCGGCGTGCCGATCCTGTCGATGCACTCGGCGCGGGAGCTGACGGCGGTCGTCGACCCCTGGTACCTCTCGCGCGCCATGCACGCCATCCTCGCCCGCTGA
- a CDS encoding DedA family protein, protein MDDALRWLLDIVESVDPVLRTALAGLAILLETSVLVGVIVPGDTVVIVAATGVRSAVEGVILAVVVIIGSLAGESIGFGLGRWLGPHIRASWMGRRIGERNWLRAERYVQRRGGIAIFLSRFLPVLHSLVPLTVGMSTYTYRRFILWTFPACVIWATLYVSVAAGAAQSYRRLSDDAHWAGYIFVGAILLLVVGVFVAKKVIARLEQRHFED, encoded by the coding sequence GTGGATGACGCGCTTCGATGGCTGCTCGACATCGTCGAGTCCGTCGATCCCGTGCTGCGCACCGCGCTGGCGGGCCTCGCGATCCTGCTCGAGACGAGCGTGCTCGTCGGCGTCATCGTGCCGGGCGACACGGTCGTGATCGTCGCGGCGACGGGCGTCAGATCCGCCGTCGAGGGCGTGATCCTCGCGGTGGTCGTGATCATCGGCTCGCTCGCCGGAGAGTCCATCGGCTTCGGGCTGGGACGCTGGCTCGGTCCGCACATCCGGGCGTCGTGGATGGGGCGCAGGATCGGCGAGCGGAACTGGCTGCGTGCGGAGCGCTACGTGCAGCGCCGCGGCGGCATCGCGATCTTCCTCTCGCGCTTCCTGCCCGTGCTGCACTCTCTCGTCCCCCTTACGGTCGGCATGAGCACGTACACATACCGGCGATTCATCCTCTGGACCTTCCCGGCGTGCGTGATCTGGGCGACGCTCTACGTCTCTGTCGCGGCCGGCGCCGCCCAGTCCTACCGCAGGCTGTCCGACGACGCGCACTGGGCCGGATACATCTTCGTGGGCGCGATCCTGCTGCTGGTCGTGGGCGTGTTCGTCGCGAAGAAGGTCATCGCGCGCCTCGAGCAGCGCCACTTCGAGGACTGA
- a CDS encoding SOS response-associated peptidase has product MCGRFVVAKVGNELVGELRVDLVADELPPPSYNVAPTDPVAIVLDSAKTEPPTRRLEAARWGLIPSWAKDTKIGARAFNARSEELEEKAMFQKALQKRRAIIPSSGYYEWQQQADGKIPHFIHPADDSPLLFAGLYEWWKDPSKADDDPDRWVLSFTILTRDAIGELGSIHGRMPVFLDVDHADAWLDPTIDYPRDVLDAAVDAAPYVAETLVHHPVAKDVGNVRNNSSALIEPLAS; this is encoded by the coding sequence ATGTGCGGACGTTTCGTCGTGGCGAAGGTGGGCAACGAGCTCGTGGGCGAGCTGCGGGTGGATCTCGTGGCGGACGAGCTTCCGCCGCCGTCGTACAACGTCGCGCCGACGGATCCGGTGGCGATCGTGCTCGACTCCGCCAAGACCGAGCCGCCCACGCGCCGGCTCGAGGCCGCGCGCTGGGGGCTGATCCCGTCGTGGGCGAAGGACACGAAGATCGGCGCCCGCGCCTTCAACGCGCGCTCGGAGGAGCTCGAGGAGAAGGCGATGTTCCAGAAGGCGCTCCAGAAGCGTCGCGCGATCATCCCCTCCAGCGGCTACTACGAGTGGCAGCAGCAGGCGGACGGCAAGATCCCCCACTTCATCCACCCGGCGGACGACTCTCCGCTGCTGTTCGCGGGACTGTACGAGTGGTGGAAGGACCCCTCGAAGGCGGATGACGACCCGGACCGCTGGGTGCTGAGCTTCACGATCCTGACCCGCGATGCGATCGGCGAGCTGGGATCGATCCACGGCCGCATGCCGGTGTTCCTCGACGTCGATCACGCCGACGCCTGGCTCGACCCGACGATCGACTACCCGCGCGACGTGCTCGACGCGGCGGTCGACGCCGCGCCGTACGTCGCCGAGACGCTCGTGCACCATCCGGTGGCGAAGGACGTCGGCAACGTGCGCAACAACTCCTCCGCGCTGATCGAGCCGCTCGCCTCCTGA
- the leuS gene encoding leucine--tRNA ligase, with the protein MAVPPVSQISSAPAAVPVEGAFDVHALQAKWQAYWEQHGTFLAGGEDDTRPRKYVLAMFPYPSGDLHMGHAENYLYSDIVARFWRHRGYNVLHPIGWDSFGLPAENAAIQRGADPRVWTYDNIAQQRTSLKAYGVSFDWSRVLHTSDDDYYRWNQWLFQQLHERGLAYRKESPVNWCPNDQTVLANEQVVDGACERCGFTVVKKKLTQWYFKITDYADRLLDDLNQLEGFWPHKVLQMQRNWIGRSVGADIDFEIEGRAEKVTVFSTRPDTLHGATFMVVAPDSDLAAELVADASPEARLRFQDYLEQTQKQSDIERQSADRPKTGVFLERYAINPVNGERLPIWAADYVLADYGHGAVMAVPAHDQRDLDFARAFDLPVRVVVDTTAPITGAIPVIEVDEDGVPIDPQLSELNPRATGEALTGEGRMINSGSLDGLSKRNAIARVIEQLEADGTGRAAKQYRLRDWLISRQRFWGTPIPMIHTEGGEIVPVPADQLPVRLPDAAGLDLKPKGSSPLGAASGWVETTDPRTGEPALRDPDTMDTFVDSSWYFLRFLSPGNDAKAFDPKDVDRWAPVDTYIGGVEHAILHLLYARFITKVLFDMGLVDFTEPFSSLINQGMVNLGGTKMSKSKGNLILFTDEVKQYGADVVRVALAFVGPVEDDKNWDDVSMTGAQKFLARALRLAQEVSSEKDVVWAEGDAALRRVTHRLLADAPVLIEQTKFNVVVARLMELVNATRKAVDGAAGPADPAVREAVEATAMILDLFAPHTAEEMWQVLGYDASIGLVTWRSADPALLVEESVTAVVQIDGKVRATLEVPAKVDTETLERMAREDERVIRALGDRAIVRVIVRAPKVVSFSTK; encoded by the coding sequence TTGGCTGTCCCACCCGTGTCGCAGATCTCCTCCGCTCCCGCTGCCGTGCCCGTGGAGGGCGCGTTCGACGTCCACGCCCTGCAGGCGAAGTGGCAGGCGTACTGGGAGCAGCACGGCACGTTCCTCGCCGGCGGCGAGGACGACACCCGGCCGCGCAAGTACGTGCTGGCGATGTTCCCGTACCCCTCGGGCGACCTGCACATGGGGCACGCCGAGAACTACCTGTACAGCGACATCGTGGCCCGCTTCTGGCGCCACCGCGGATACAACGTGCTGCACCCGATCGGCTGGGACTCGTTCGGCCTGCCGGCCGAGAACGCGGCGATCCAGCGCGGCGCCGACCCGCGCGTGTGGACCTACGACAACATCGCGCAGCAGCGCACGAGCCTGAAGGCCTACGGCGTCTCGTTCGACTGGAGCCGTGTGCTGCACACGAGCGACGACGACTACTACCGGTGGAACCAGTGGCTGTTCCAGCAGCTGCACGAGCGCGGCCTGGCGTACCGCAAGGAGAGCCCGGTCAACTGGTGCCCGAACGACCAGACCGTGCTGGCGAACGAGCAGGTCGTCGACGGCGCGTGCGAGCGCTGCGGCTTCACCGTGGTGAAGAAGAAGCTCACGCAGTGGTACTTCAAGATCACCGACTACGCCGACCGGCTGCTGGACGACCTGAACCAGCTCGAGGGCTTCTGGCCGCACAAGGTGCTGCAGATGCAGCGCAACTGGATCGGCCGCTCGGTGGGCGCCGACATCGACTTCGAGATCGAGGGCCGCGCCGAGAAGGTCACGGTCTTCTCGACCCGCCCCGACACGCTGCACGGCGCGACCTTCATGGTCGTAGCGCCCGACAGCGACCTGGCCGCCGAGCTCGTGGCCGACGCCTCGCCCGAGGCGCGCCTGCGCTTCCAGGACTACCTGGAGCAGACGCAGAAGCAGTCCGACATCGAGCGCCAGAGCGCCGACCGGCCCAAGACGGGCGTGTTCCTGGAGCGCTACGCGATCAACCCCGTCAACGGCGAGCGTCTGCCGATCTGGGCGGCCGACTACGTCCTGGCCGACTACGGCCACGGCGCCGTCATGGCGGTGCCCGCGCACGACCAGCGCGACCTGGACTTCGCCCGCGCGTTCGACCTGCCGGTGCGCGTGGTCGTCGACACCACCGCGCCGATCACGGGCGCCATCCCGGTCATCGAGGTGGACGAGGACGGCGTGCCGATCGACCCGCAGCTGAGCGAGCTGAACCCGCGCGCGACGGGCGAGGCGCTCACCGGCGAGGGCCGGATGATCAACTCCGGATCGCTCGACGGCCTGTCCAAGCGCAACGCGATCGCGCGCGTGATCGAGCAGCTCGAGGCCGACGGCACGGGCCGCGCCGCCAAGCAGTACCGCCTGCGCGACTGGCTCATCTCGCGCCAGCGGTTCTGGGGCACCCCGATCCCGATGATCCACACGGAGGGCGGCGAGATCGTGCCGGTCCCCGCCGACCAGCTCCCCGTGCGCCTGCCGGACGCGGCCGGGCTGGACCTGAAGCCCAAGGGCTCGTCGCCGCTGGGCGCCGCGAGCGGCTGGGTCGAGACGACGGATCCGCGCACGGGTGAGCCCGCGCTGCGCGACCCCGACACGATGGACACGTTCGTCGACAGCTCGTGGTACTTCCTGCGCTTCCTGTCGCCGGGGAACGACGCGAAGGCGTTCGATCCCAAGGACGTCGACCGCTGGGCACCCGTCGACACGTACATCGGCGGCGTCGAGCACGCCATCCTGCACCTGCTGTACGCGCGCTTCATCACGAAGGTGCTCTTCGACATGGGCCTGGTGGACTTCACCGAGCCGTTCTCGAGCCTGATCAACCAGGGCATGGTGAACCTGGGCGGCACGAAGATGTCGAAGTCGAAGGGCAACCTGATCCTCTTCACGGACGAGGTCAAGCAGTACGGCGCGGATGTCGTGCGCGTCGCGCTGGCGTTCGTGGGACCGGTCGAGGACGACAAGAACTGGGACGACGTGTCGATGACCGGCGCGCAGAAGTTCCTCGCGCGTGCGCTGCGTCTGGCGCAGGAGGTCTCGAGCGAGAAGGACGTCGTGTGGGCCGAGGGCGACGCGGCGCTGCGCCGCGTGACGCACCGTCTGCTGGCCGACGCGCCGGTGCTGATCGAGCAGACGAAGTTCAACGTCGTGGTCGCCCGCCTCATGGAGCTGGTGAACGCCACCCGCAAGGCCGTGGACGGCGCCGCCGGCCCGGCGGACCCCGCCGTCCGCGAGGCCGTCGAGGCGACCGCGATGATCCTGGATCTCTTCGCGCCGCACACGGCCGAGGAGATGTGGCAGGTGCTCGGCTACGACGCGTCCATCGGCCTCGTGACGTGGCGCAGCGCCGATCCCGCCTTGCTGGTCGAGGAGTCCGTCACGGCGGTCGTCCAGATCGACGGCAAGGTGCGCGCGACCCTCGAGGTGCCGGCGAAGGTCGACACCGAGACCCTGGAGCGGATGGCGCGCGAGGACGAGCGCGTGATCCGCGCGCTCGGCGACCGCGCGATCGTGCGCGTGATCGTGCGCGCGCCGAAGGTCGTCAGCTTCTCGACGAAGTAG
- a CDS encoding carboxylate-amine ligase, with amino-acid sequence MSAIAVVRGPVGIAPSRRIRTVGVEEELLLVDAATLHPTPAAEAVMRHQPEVGDDGGSIMAWEAKLEQIEVVGPPLRTLAQLHSSIVSGRRAADAAARAVGARAVPLATAPAACDTHTVADERYDAMRKRFGRTMREQLTCGFHVHVEVESRDEGVAVLDRIRPWLPVLLALSANSPFYQGEDTGFASYRYQAYSRWPTSGPYDVFGSAAAYAEHLSRMLETGVLLDPGMVYFDARISHHLPTVEIRIADVCLRAEDAAALAVMVRALVNVEADAAATGRPVDSTPTTLLRLASWRASRFGLDDHLVHPQSGSLHTAAEVVRDFRDHIDEGFADAEERDAVDRALATMLARGTGASAQREAVARSGDLQEAVAVALRVHDEGTDSSRSPSTSSRS; translated from the coding sequence GTGAGCGCGATCGCGGTCGTGCGGGGCCCCGTGGGCATCGCACCGTCGCGCCGGATCCGCACGGTCGGAGTCGAGGAGGAGCTGCTCCTGGTCGACGCCGCGACCCTCCACCCCACGCCCGCCGCCGAGGCGGTCATGCGCCACCAGCCGGAGGTCGGAGACGACGGCGGCAGCATCATGGCCTGGGAGGCGAAACTGGAGCAGATCGAGGTGGTCGGTCCGCCGCTCAGAACGCTCGCGCAGCTGCACTCCTCGATCGTCAGCGGACGTCGCGCGGCAGACGCGGCCGCCCGAGCGGTCGGAGCGCGAGCCGTTCCCCTTGCCACCGCGCCGGCCGCGTGCGACACCCATACCGTCGCGGACGAGCGATACGACGCCATGCGCAAGCGATTCGGGCGGACGATGCGAGAGCAGCTCACATGCGGGTTCCACGTGCACGTGGAGGTCGAGTCCCGTGACGAGGGCGTCGCAGTGCTCGACCGCATCCGGCCGTGGCTGCCGGTTCTGCTGGCGCTCAGCGCGAACTCACCCTTCTACCAAGGAGAGGACACCGGATTCGCGAGCTACCGCTACCAGGCGTACAGCCGGTGGCCGACGTCGGGTCCATACGACGTCTTCGGCTCGGCGGCCGCGTACGCCGAGCACCTCTCGCGGATGCTCGAGACCGGGGTGCTTCTCGACCCGGGCATGGTCTATTTCGACGCCCGCATCTCCCATCACCTCCCGACCGTCGAGATCCGGATCGCCGATGTCTGTCTTCGCGCCGAGGACGCGGCAGCGCTGGCGGTGATGGTGCGCGCACTGGTCAACGTGGAGGCCGACGCGGCCGCGACCGGGAGGCCCGTCGACTCCACACCGACGACCCTGCTGCGGCTGGCTTCGTGGCGCGCGAGTCGCTTCGGGCTCGACGACCATCTCGTGCATCCGCAGTCGGGGTCACTGCACACTGCCGCCGAGGTCGTGCGGGACTTCCGCGATCACATCGACGAGGGCTTCGCGGACGCCGAGGAGCGCGACGCGGTGGACCGGGCCCTGGCCACAATGCTCGCGCGGGGAACCGGCGCCAGCGCACAGCGCGAGGCCGTGGCAAGGAGCGGGGACCTCCAGGAGGCGGTCGCCGTGGCGCTGAGGGTTCACGACGAGGGGACCGACTCGTCGCGCTCGCCTTCTACTTCGTCGAGAAGCTGA
- a CDS encoding helix-hairpin-helix domain-containing protein: MAGDDGTRAEPIPEIGAPPRRLRLGLGAVVVLVLAALAVTIGIGVWRGATTPTEQVASTTPSPGATVASGRIYVHVDGHVRVPGLYVLPAGSRVVDAIASAGGFAEKADRAAVNLARVVADGEQLVVPEKGVPPPAGAAPGGGGEGGAGAAGGAVDLNTADSAALEELPRIGPAIAQRIIEWREANGRFTAVEDLLAVPGIGDKMLESLRPHVRVG, translated from the coding sequence GTGGCGGGCGACGACGGGACACGTGCCGAGCCGATCCCAGAGATCGGCGCGCCGCCACGTCGGCTGCGGCTGGGACTCGGCGCGGTCGTCGTGCTCGTGCTGGCGGCGCTTGCCGTCACGATCGGGATCGGCGTCTGGCGCGGCGCGACGACGCCCACCGAGCAGGTCGCGAGCACCACTCCCTCCCCGGGCGCGACGGTCGCATCGGGACGGATCTACGTGCACGTCGACGGGCACGTGCGCGTCCCGGGGCTGTACGTCCTGCCGGCGGGCTCCCGTGTGGTGGACGCGATCGCCTCGGCCGGGGGCTTCGCCGAGAAGGCGGACCGGGCGGCGGTCAACCTCGCCCGTGTGGTCGCCGACGGCGAGCAGCTCGTCGTACCGGAGAAGGGTGTACCCCCGCCCGCCGGGGCCGCGCCGGGCGGTGGCGGCGAGGGTGGTGCGGGAGCCGCCGGGGGAGCGGTCGACCTCAACACCGCCGATTCCGCCGCCCTGGAGGAGCTGCCCCGCATCGGCCCCGCGATCGCGCAGCGCATCATCGAGTGGCGGGAGGCGAACGGCCGCTTCACGGCGGTCGAGGATCTCCTCGCGGTGCCCGGCATCGGCGACAAGATGCTCGAGTCGCTGCGGCCGCATGTGAGGGTCGGATGA